One segment of Nisaea sediminum DNA contains the following:
- a CDS encoding TrbI/VirB10 family protein has translation MSDLLPNLGNTDAVQINKKMLVAAVGVLSVLIVGGLAYGLASDPLEEKQSDIQSYNTEIPASSELNRFRDRIVAYAPPKQASDEPSPSEPEPTPIAPVAPALLPPQPIQPLPDPNKLAVRQSAISVFDKSSISGAAQPFPLNITDPPTDLASLPTIDPDDSPAPPPSAQTISPFGRAASPRETLLPGTIIKARLDTAIDTTHPSIARARVIEAVFDHWNGKRTIIPQGAILIGAPASNTEYGQERVYIAWTSLTLPDGRVLDMSSTSAGDIAGRGGLPANVDNHYLELFASAALSSIISVSASLSSGDPNDPLTLQQRATQGLASSVNQTGSTLVGRAAAIKPTLTIEPGHLVTIIVNRPISLENQ, from the coding sequence ATGTCTGATCTGCTCCCGAATCTCGGCAATACCGACGCCGTTCAAATCAACAAGAAGATGCTCGTCGCCGCTGTCGGCGTCCTATCTGTCCTCATCGTCGGCGGTCTTGCCTATGGCCTCGCCTCCGATCCTCTCGAGGAGAAGCAAAGCGACATTCAATCGTACAACACGGAAATACCTGCGTCCTCTGAGCTTAATCGCTTCAGAGACCGCATCGTTGCCTATGCGCCACCAAAGCAAGCCTCAGACGAACCGTCGCCCTCAGAGCCGGAGCCGACCCCAATCGCACCTGTTGCGCCCGCTTTGCTGCCTCCACAACCTATTCAACCGCTTCCGGATCCTAATAAGCTCGCTGTTCGTCAATCTGCGATTTCCGTCTTTGACAAATCTTCTATCAGCGGCGCAGCTCAGCCGTTTCCTTTGAACATCACGGATCCGCCTACTGACTTGGCTTCGTTGCCGACGATCGATCCCGACGATTCCCCTGCCCCGCCACCATCCGCACAAACGATTTCGCCGTTCGGACGTGCAGCATCCCCGCGAGAAACTCTTCTTCCTGGGACGATAATAAAGGCGCGGCTCGATACAGCGATCGACACCACTCATCCGAGCATCGCGAGAGCGCGAGTCATCGAAGCGGTGTTCGATCATTGGAATGGCAAGCGGACGATTATCCCGCAAGGCGCTATCCTTATTGGCGCTCCGGCGAGCAATACAGAATATGGACAGGAGCGCGTCTACATCGCCTGGACCAGCCTAACTCTTCCAGATGGACGTGTTCTAGATATGTCTTCCACGAGCGCCGGAGACATCGCCGGGCGCGGCGGTCTCCCGGCGAACGTGGACAATCATTACTTGGAGCTTTTCGCTTCCGCCGCCCTCTCAAGCATCATCTCAGTAAGCGCTTCTCTGTCGAGTGGCGACCCTAACGATCCTCTTACTCTGCAACAGAGAGCGACGCAGGGATTGGCCTCATCAGTGAACCAGACGGGATCCACTCTCGTTGGTCGGGCCGCTGCCATCAAGCCAACGCTGACAATCGAACCCGGTCACCTGGTCACCATCATCGTCAACAGACCCATCAGCCTGGAAAATCAATGA
- a CDS encoding DUF2274 domain-containing protein, with translation MTLSITPDSLQETKVSIKLELTGDLARDIDLYRSMFTEDFGKDVSVDNLAREILRIGLLSDKAFQRRRKSAKEKAPRAAGGTVPPAARTEGGAS, from the coding sequence ATGACCCTTTCCATTACTCCGGACTCGCTCCAGGAAACCAAAGTCTCGATTAAGCTCGAGCTCACAGGCGATCTCGCCCGCGACATTGACCTCTACCGTAGCATGTTCACGGAGGACTTTGGCAAAGACGTCTCCGTCGACAACCTCGCCCGCGAGATTCTTAGAATTGGGCTCTTGTCGGACAAGGCTTTTCAACGCCGCCGCAAATCCGCAAAAGAAAAAGCCCCGCGCGCCGCCGGCGGGACCGTTCCGCCGGCGGCGAGAACCGAAGGCGGTGCCTCATGA
- a CDS encoding type II secretion system protein GspD: MKHIASAVFCVALTACVQPVATQPPPMPAFLQTTALTRIESPAVPNITETDPSLRSPATSAPGVEDPNPASSPVLPAEPESVVAEAPVPAVARKPNARQDPNDALMKGELPKRDVFITEPAFEVTSVFNSGDPLPAAPIPQPFGAISADPVTLIRELARQRGFSVSADQAIADRRVSLLLNPMPTSKAIEAITNAANLSYTFDGNTLELSGSRKYTLSLPPLSSQSINEGDSYEKRDKPFYEEIAATLTALGAQNVQHAVSGRAISFSAGPEAAKAVKAYARELQAKRVRITYDLWIAEVSDTSDDARGIRWDQLQLSIGALDLSLNGGNTVTDGYNIVTNFSAGGVDIDMIASFLEKEGTVEVVSNPTVALISGSAVRLDDTTTTPYLAFEPIAPTGTDNEDVASVTTGVDTREQVTGIVLELAGDYHSGLVTTQLRLTVSDTLGFVEFQVGDISSQQPRTTQRTITTQISTPPGQTVVIGGIARSSSTGDRQGVPLLGKILPFLFSSEQATKDQKQLVIALVPRIVRFRNGSNDS, translated from the coding sequence ATGAAGCACATAGCCTCAGCCGTCTTCTGCGTTGCGCTGACAGCATGCGTTCAGCCGGTTGCAACGCAACCGCCGCCGATGCCCGCGTTCCTGCAAACCACTGCACTCACCCGTATCGAGAGTCCCGCGGTCCCCAATATCACCGAGACCGATCCTTCTCTGCGCTCCCCGGCCACCTCCGCGCCCGGGGTGGAGGATCCCAACCCGGCTTCCTCGCCCGTTCTTCCAGCCGAACCAGAATCGGTTGTGGCAGAAGCGCCGGTCCCGGCCGTCGCGCGTAAGCCGAACGCGCGACAAGATCCCAATGATGCGCTGATGAAGGGTGAGCTTCCCAAACGAGACGTTTTCATTACGGAGCCGGCCTTTGAGGTAACGTCAGTGTTCAATAGTGGCGACCCCCTACCTGCCGCGCCGATCCCACAGCCTTTCGGCGCAATCTCGGCCGATCCGGTAACTCTCATCCGAGAATTAGCTAGGCAGCGCGGTTTTTCCGTCAGCGCAGACCAGGCCATTGCCGACAGGCGCGTCTCTCTCCTTCTCAACCCGATGCCTACATCCAAGGCGATCGAGGCAATCACCAATGCTGCGAACCTCTCCTACACGTTCGACGGAAACACCCTCGAACTGTCAGGTTCCCGTAAATACACCCTCAGTCTCCCGCCGCTTTCGTCCCAATCAATCAATGAGGGGGACTCCTACGAGAAACGGGACAAACCATTCTATGAGGAAATAGCCGCCACTCTGACGGCGCTTGGTGCTCAGAACGTGCAACACGCGGTTTCGGGGCGCGCGATCTCGTTTTCCGCCGGCCCCGAAGCAGCGAAGGCGGTTAAAGCCTATGCGCGCGAGCTTCAGGCAAAGCGTGTCCGGATCACCTATGACCTCTGGATTGCAGAGGTATCGGATACCAGCGATGACGCGCGCGGAATTAGATGGGACCAGCTTCAGCTCAGCATCGGAGCTCTCGACCTTTCCTTGAATGGCGGTAACACGGTCACTGACGGATACAACATCGTGACGAACTTCTCCGCCGGCGGAGTTGATATCGACATGATCGCGTCATTCCTAGAGAAAGAGGGAACCGTCGAAGTCGTAAGCAACCCGACAGTTGCTCTAATTTCCGGCTCGGCCGTGCGTCTTGATGACACGACGACGACCCCGTACCTCGCTTTTGAGCCAATCGCGCCGACCGGTACCGATAATGAAGACGTCGCAAGCGTGACAACCGGCGTCGACACGCGAGAGCAGGTCACCGGCATCGTCCTCGAGCTGGCTGGCGATTATCATTCCGGCCTTGTCACCACCCAGCTTCGCCTTACGGTCTCGGACACTCTTGGCTTCGTCGAGTTCCAGGTTGGCGACATCTCATCACAGCAGCCGCGCACAACGCAGCGAACCATCACCACTCAGATATCCACACCTCCCGGCCAAACAGTCGTCATCGGCGGCATCGCTCGTTCGTCCTCTACGGGCGATCGGCAGGGTGTTCCGCTTCTAGGCAAGATCCTTCCATTCCTATTCAGCAGTGAGCAAGCGACAAAGGACCAGAAACAACTCGTCATTGCATTGGTCCCGCGAATTGTCCGCTTCAGAAACGGGAGCAACGACTCATGA
- a CDS encoding GspE/PulE family protein, with product MTDDLLPDLAPPRRIGLKSVIDGLKRSGTRFKKRNKRAERREPASVPTPLVSRQSPDTESVTDQFLNSLQRTQHLSVHRADWVRRVLEEHQVRGLNTTAAELVIQLGFVSPSTVIETIQAEGLQMPLPADAARLFYLWPASLLAQMGVVPIRLHDETLYIAALRPLEHFEQKTLIDRAASQETKITRITVEPLDAVTVLQRIQATPHVTGSAFTDLLVRHDIATNPSNLAPVLDSLFTDAIEHASSDIHIEVHDSATETRIEYRVANTLMHRANISPILGQRIATLIRERARIDTSNLEKPHDGKFNVNFHGRPIDIRVAIMPTYAGQKLTLRLSDPRAFQTVSHIFGHFPEISARLSRDAREAARRGSFDLVTGPTNQGKSTTLRAVIMEMERESKRVMEVGDPIEVLTPLTTQTNINTHPDVGLTYASYLKHALRHDPDVLFVQELRDEDTAIELLRLVETGHKALSTLHADSAIDTLPRLFSLIDRNRGQAAYIFAKFLTWIVHQRLVSTPCPTCSTQITASSLDPHTRKILGLADNDTVVEISGDGCSDCRGLGVRGRTVVPEVIWVGPAARDALSQQLSGIISETRAADYASLLSIPGLEYFPRVDFLKSLAAKRVIGWQTAAFEIGKERVYAL from the coding sequence ATGACCGATGATCTTCTGCCTGATCTCGCCCCGCCGCGGCGCATAGGTCTTAAAAGCGTCATTGATGGGCTGAAACGTTCCGGTACGCGCTTCAAAAAGCGAAACAAGCGCGCGGAACGTAGAGAGCCAGCTTCGGTGCCCACCCCGCTTGTATCGCGGCAAAGCCCGGACACGGAATCTGTCACCGACCAATTCCTCAATTCCCTCCAAAGAACACAACACTTAAGTGTTCATCGCGCGGATTGGGTGCGGCGCGTGTTGGAAGAACATCAGGTTCGCGGCCTCAATACGACCGCTGCCGAACTGGTCATCCAGCTCGGCTTTGTAAGCCCATCAACAGTTATCGAAACAATTCAGGCCGAGGGGCTCCAGATGCCTCTGCCGGCCGACGCCGCACGATTGTTTTACCTTTGGCCGGCGAGCTTGCTAGCGCAGATGGGTGTTGTCCCTATCCGTCTTCATGATGAAACGCTCTATATCGCCGCCCTCCGCCCCCTCGAACATTTCGAGCAGAAAACGCTTATCGATCGTGCCGCTTCTCAAGAAACCAAGATCACCCGTATCACGGTAGAGCCTCTTGATGCGGTAACAGTCCTGCAGCGGATCCAGGCCACGCCTCACGTTACCGGCTCCGCTTTTACCGACCTTCTTGTCCGACACGATATAGCCACAAATCCTTCCAACCTGGCGCCGGTGCTCGACAGTCTCTTTACTGACGCCATCGAGCACGCCTCCTCCGATATCCACATTGAGGTTCACGACTCCGCGACCGAGACGCGCATAGAGTATCGCGTCGCGAACACCCTCATGCACCGGGCCAATATCTCTCCAATTCTGGGGCAGCGGATAGCCACGCTCATTCGCGAAAGAGCGCGAATTGACACTTCAAACCTCGAAAAGCCCCATGACGGAAAGTTCAACGTGAACTTCCACGGCCGGCCCATCGATATTCGTGTTGCGATCATGCCTACCTATGCCGGCCAGAAGCTTACCTTGCGCCTATCCGATCCGCGCGCATTTCAGACTGTCTCCCATATTTTCGGACACTTCCCGGAGATCTCCGCCCGCCTTTCTCGCGATGCCCGCGAAGCGGCCCGGCGCGGTTCCTTCGACTTGGTGACCGGACCGACAAACCAAGGCAAATCCACAACCTTGCGCGCGGTCATCATGGAAATGGAGCGAGAATCCAAGCGCGTCATGGAGGTTGGCGACCCCATTGAGGTTCTCACCCCTCTCACGACACAAACGAATATCAATACACATCCGGACGTCGGACTTACTTATGCGTCCTATCTAAAGCATGCGCTTCGCCATGATCCGGATGTTCTCTTCGTTCAGGAACTCAGAGATGAAGATACGGCGATAGAACTGCTTCGCCTTGTCGAGACGGGTCACAAAGCCTTGTCCACGCTCCATGCAGACAGCGCGATCGACACCCTTCCGAGATTGTTCAGTCTGATCGATCGGAACCGCGGGCAAGCCGCATATATCTTTGCGAAGTTCCTTACTTGGATCGTTCATCAAAGACTCGTATCGACGCCGTGCCCGACCTGTTCCACCCAGATCACGGCCTCATCGCTCGATCCACATACACGCAAGATTTTGGGGCTCGCTGACAACGACACCGTTGTCGAGATTTCCGGCGACGGTTGCTCCGACTGCCGTGGCCTCGGCGTTCGTGGCCGGACTGTTGTACCCGAGGTCATCTGGGTTGGCCCAGCGGCCCGCGACGCCCTATCCCAGCAACTCTCAGGGATCATCTCGGAGACCCGTGCTGCGGACTATGCGTCCCTGCTTTCAATTCCTGGTCTCGAATATTTTCCTCGCGTCGATTTCCTGAAATCACTCGCTGCAAAACGGGTGATTGGCTGGCAAACGGCCGCATTCGAGATCGGAAAGGAGCGCGTCTATGCTCTCTGA
- a CDS encoding type II secretion system F family protein, producing MLSDLLSVQNRYIHARYYDPRTGRNAQAFFHSATISEVRQKLSNEGFSIVSLDERAHRLINRQFYFAAERSNFIRTFAAFLKGGTDPNEALRKTCSLISHPVKRAELQRALDTLDAGEPLDEALRHVPHLDHTTRAFLTAGTSTNAVQKIIDPLLDFRARAVELWRNIGKRTFIVGGETLLALATSIYMEVDGFDTLISLMGEGSTPEFAAKAGVARFANMMLILLGLVPFLVAPALLLARASNNDTMRLSAGRFTDWFPGLSTLFRHLAIAETFSISAFMLRANGTFIEAATLAKRSTFCPPARHFWDDVLKRHIDYGQTVTESMASAGKVLSQWEQMPLRGHSGTTHADLASTMLTIAGDRLHEAELASASLVSKATTAFVLYLIATMGIFIYLLNAQSSTSPDIFGVL from the coding sequence ATGCTCTCTGATCTCCTTTCGGTCCAAAACCGTTACATTCACGCCCGGTACTACGATCCGAGGACAGGGAGGAATGCTCAGGCTTTCTTCCACTCCGCCACGATTTCCGAAGTGCGTCAGAAGCTTTCGAATGAGGGTTTCTCGATCGTCTCGTTGGATGAACGGGCACATCGGCTCATCAACAGGCAATTCTACTTCGCGGCAGAACGCTCCAATTTCATTAGAACTTTTGCAGCGTTCCTGAAGGGTGGCACCGACCCGAACGAAGCCCTCCGGAAAACCTGCTCCCTGATTTCGCATCCTGTGAAAAGAGCAGAGCTTCAGCGGGCATTGGACACACTCGACGCAGGCGAACCGCTGGACGAGGCACTGAGACATGTTCCGCATCTCGACCACACCACGCGCGCTTTTCTTACGGCCGGCACTTCAACCAATGCCGTCCAAAAGATCATCGACCCACTCCTGGACTTCAGGGCGCGGGCGGTAGAGCTCTGGCGAAACATCGGGAAACGGACGTTCATCGTCGGCGGTGAAACCCTCCTCGCCCTCGCTACGTCCATCTATATGGAGGTCGATGGGTTCGACACCCTCATTTCCTTGATGGGTGAAGGCTCAACCCCGGAGTTTGCGGCAAAGGCCGGTGTTGCCCGCTTCGCGAACATGATGCTTATCCTGCTCGGGCTTGTCCCCTTCCTTGTCGCTCCCGCACTGCTTCTCGCCCGGGCCAGTAACAACGACACTATGCGGTTGTCGGCCGGTCGCTTTACGGATTGGTTCCCTGGTCTGTCCACTCTGTTTAGGCACTTGGCGATTGCGGAAACATTCTCGATCTCCGCTTTCATGCTTCGCGCTAACGGCACCTTCATCGAGGCCGCCACACTGGCGAAGCGATCGACATTTTGCCCCCCCGCTCGTCATTTCTGGGATGATGTTCTTAAGAGGCATATCGACTACGGCCAAACGGTCACCGAAAGCATGGCAAGCGCCGGAAAAGTGCTTTCTCAGTGGGAGCAGATGCCCCTTCGCGGCCATAGCGGCACAACTCATGCCGACCTCGCCTCCACCATGTTGACGATTGCTGGCGATCGTCTCCACGAAGCCGAACTCGCGTCCGCCTCTCTGGTCTCCAAAGCGACGACCGCTTTTGTCCTCTATCTCATCGCGACGATGGGGATCTTCATCTACCTGCTCAACGCCCAATCCAGTACTTCGCCTGACATTTTCGGAGTCCTCTGA
- a CDS encoding A24 family peptidase: MTDETIVFLGYLILSVGGAAAAVADFKARRLPKIYLGLFAIGGAMVASASNGLDLERQLQMAILVVALGHISWWGMKTAGFVLLGRGDINLVGAILLFLGPAGTWVTLVCGLAAAIIFIGIDREQTGPIWKKTVALGPFLIPFAVLVLIYQNG, translated from the coding sequence GTGACCGACGAGACAATTGTTTTCCTCGGATATCTTATTCTTTCGGTTGGGGGAGCGGCGGCTGCGGTCGCTGATTTTAAAGCTCGGCGACTCCCGAAAATCTATCTCGGTCTATTCGCGATTGGCGGAGCGATGGTTGCGAGCGCCTCTAACGGACTGGATCTAGAAAGGCAGCTACAAATGGCAATTCTTGTTGTCGCGCTCGGGCATATTTCTTGGTGGGGAATGAAGACGGCAGGATTTGTTCTTCTGGGACGAGGTGATATCAACCTCGTGGGAGCGATTCTTCTTTTTCTCGGCCCTGCCGGTACGTGGGTGACGCTGGTTTGCGGGCTTGCGGCCGCGATCATCTTTATAGGAATCGATAGGGAACAGACCGGCCCCATCTGGAAAAAGACAGTGGCTCTAGGTCCGTTCCTGATCCCGTTTGCGGTGCTGGTACTAATTTACCAGAACGGATAG
- a CDS encoding replication initiator protein A, protein MASDHQVDLFLTSIIDAPVKDQRDLMEFPHFALAKQARYEPMIYENPKRGIRVEVRAGHKGIATIWDKDVMIYCASLINEQIERGQTPTATIQFHAYDFLRLAGRGTGKRSYQLLQEALDRLQSTSVRTTIKAGDKEEKRFFSWIESARIIERKNAAGNERMAAIEVTLNQWIFRALTQDRSVLTIDSRYFSLKGGLERRLYELARKHCGRQKRWDISLENLWEKCGSQTELRFFKRDLLKIIDADTLPSYSIAASFDPKKKPVAPMDSPSVRRRYAKNANMIISFFLREAGASLI, encoded by the coding sequence ATGGCTTCAGATCATCAGGTCGACCTATTTCTAACCTCGATCATCGACGCGCCGGTCAAAGACCAGCGCGACCTGATGGAGTTTCCGCATTTTGCGCTCGCGAAGCAGGCGCGTTATGAGCCGATGATCTACGAGAATCCCAAGCGCGGGATCCGTGTCGAGGTCCGGGCCGGCCACAAGGGAATTGCCACGATCTGGGACAAAGACGTCATGATCTATTGTGCCAGCCTTATCAATGAGCAGATCGAACGCGGGCAGACCCCGACGGCCACGATTCAGTTCCACGCCTACGATTTTCTTCGCCTGGCCGGCCGCGGCACCGGGAAGCGATCATATCAGCTCCTGCAGGAAGCGCTGGATCGCCTTCAATCGACGTCGGTGCGGACGACGATCAAGGCCGGAGACAAGGAGGAGAAACGTTTCTTCTCCTGGATCGAATCCGCCCGGATTATCGAAAGGAAGAATGCCGCCGGAAACGAGCGCATGGCTGCGATCGAAGTCACTTTGAATCAGTGGATCTTTCGCGCCCTCACCCAGGACCGCTCCGTTCTCACGATCGATTCTCGGTATTTCTCGCTCAAAGGAGGGCTCGAGCGGCGGCTTTACGAGCTTGCCCGTAAGCATTGTGGCCGGCAAAAGCGCTGGGATATCAGCCTCGAGAACCTTTGGGAGAAATGCGGATCCCAGACGGAGCTCCGCTTCTTCAAGCGAGACCTTCTGAAGATCATCGACGCTGACACCCTCCCCTCCTACTCGATCGCCGCGTCTTTTGATCCCAAGAAAAAGCCTGTGGCTCCGATGGACTCACCTTCCGTTCGCCGGCGCTATGCGAAGAACGCGAACATGATTATCAGTTTCTTCCTCAGAGAGGCCGGAGCATCCTTGATCTGA
- a CDS encoding ParA family protein codes for MTVLSCASPKGGAGKTTTSLTLAGELAHAGATVSLLDADPNKPLTKWLERTRETQGEPERIRVVNGMTDETIVDVIEEESERSQFVIVDLEGTANVLVNHSIAHSDFVIVPVKPSMLDAQEAAQAIKLIKTAEKAYKRKIPYGILMTQGSAAIQARGQKAIEQRFDDAGIPRFRTQLLQREAYRAVFDVGGTVRTLPRSAVSNVAAAIENGKMLTQELIKYLKEGAQDAA; via the coding sequence ATGACCGTATTGTCTTGTGCCTCGCCAAAGGGTGGTGCTGGGAAAACGACAACCTCTCTCACGCTGGCGGGCGAACTGGCCCACGCCGGAGCAACGGTCTCATTGCTTGATGCAGATCCGAACAAGCCGCTGACCAAATGGCTTGAGCGGACCCGCGAAACCCAAGGCGAACCCGAGCGCATCCGAGTCGTCAATGGCATGACCGACGAAACGATCGTCGATGTAATAGAGGAGGAAAGCGAGCGATCCCAGTTCGTCATCGTCGACCTCGAAGGCACGGCAAACGTATTGGTCAATCACAGCATCGCCCACAGCGACTTCGTGATCGTCCCCGTAAAACCGTCGATGCTGGACGCGCAGGAGGCCGCGCAGGCAATCAAGCTGATCAAAACGGCCGAGAAAGCCTACAAACGAAAGATCCCATACGGCATCCTGATGACCCAGGGCAGTGCAGCCATTCAGGCCCGTGGACAAAAGGCGATCGAGCAGCGGTTCGATGACGCGGGTATACCCCGTTTCAGGACCCAGCTATTACAGCGGGAAGCCTATCGCGCTGTTTTCGATGTTGGCGGAACGGTCAGAACGTTGCCGCGCAGCGCGGTCAGCAATGTGGCGGCGGCGATCGAAAACGGGAAGATGCTTACGCAGGAGCTCATCAAGTATCTGAAGGAGGGCGCTCAAGATGCAGCGTGA
- a CDS encoding thermonuclease family protein, with translation MNKYLLTFASIAIAGVAHAGQPTVFDGDTFVFNGERVRLAGIDAPELTQVCTDKATGDTIPCGQAARAFLVRVLKGAKINCDRIAHRDKYDRPVTRCYANGRDIAQSLVEAGWAVTPLGWPSDYTESEHRAQSNARGLWRMAFEHPQRYRGRAQ, from the coding sequence ATGAACAAGTACCTACTAACATTTGCTAGCATAGCAATTGCAGGTGTCGCACATGCAGGGCAACCGACCGTTTTCGACGGGGACACTTTCGTCTTTAATGGGGAAAGGGTGCGCCTCGCTGGTATCGACGCACCGGAACTCACACAGGTCTGCACAGACAAAGCGACAGGCGACACGATCCCGTGCGGCCAGGCCGCGCGCGCTTTTCTCGTTCGTGTGCTCAAAGGCGCCAAGATCAATTGTGACCGTATAGCGCATCGCGACAAGTACGATCGCCCTGTAACCCGTTGCTACGCGAACGGACGTGATATCGCCCAATCGCTTGTAGAGGCGGGATGGGCTGTGACGCCGCTCGGTTGGCCGAGCGATTACACGGAATCGGAACATCGCGCACAATCTAACGCCCGGGGGCTCTGGCGCATGGCCTTCGAACACCCCCAGAGATATCGGGGCAGGGCGCAATGA
- a CDS encoding DNA-primase RepB domain-containing protein, translating into MSITYSVVERFVACFDTDMEIGILDSDERMMIRKSRPDAVRNLIPWLRHKNSAGCHIYARPVAPHSFTLLDDLSLSQLDRLACLSPVAIVETSPANYQGWIRHERVLEPGLSTVIAKYLADAFDADPSSADFRHFGRLPGFTNRKSKYEKQGRFPFVRLISTAPRSVSPSGSMISNCEQALVLERARAQEQRRRRLTDAIARPRRSVDIATFHTSPQYQGDLHRADFAYALAASATGETVEMIADAILGARDLAHKGDTHRQQEYARRTAEKAVTFVRGNAA; encoded by the coding sequence ATGAGCATCACCTATAGCGTCGTTGAGCGGTTCGTCGCTTGCTTCGACACCGATATGGAGATCGGAATTCTCGATAGCGACGAACGCATGATGATCCGGAAATCGCGTCCCGATGCGGTCCGAAATCTAATTCCGTGGCTACGCCATAAGAACAGCGCAGGTTGCCATATCTACGCCCGCCCCGTCGCGCCACACTCCTTCACGCTCCTGGACGATCTCTCTCTGTCTCAGCTTGACCGTCTGGCCTGTCTTAGCCCGGTGGCTATCGTCGAAACCAGTCCCGCGAACTACCAAGGCTGGATCCGACATGAACGCGTGCTGGAGCCGGGGCTATCAACCGTCATTGCGAAGTACCTAGCCGATGCCTTCGACGCCGATCCGAGCAGCGCAGATTTCCGGCATTTCGGACGGCTGCCCGGATTTACAAACCGGAAATCAAAGTACGAGAAACAGGGCCGGTTCCCGTTCGTGCGCCTGATCTCGACTGCGCCGCGATCCGTTTCGCCGAGCGGATCGATGATTTCCAATTGCGAGCAAGCCTTGGTGCTCGAGCGCGCACGCGCGCAAGAACAACGCCGCCGGCGGCTGACCGATGCGATAGCGCGACCGCGCCGCAGCGTCGACATCGCGACGTTCCACACCAGTCCCCAATATCAGGGCGATCTTCACCGGGCCGACTTCGCATACGCTCTCGCGGCTTCCGCGACGGGAGAAACAGTCGAAATGATCGCAGATGCGATTCTTGGCGCCCGCGATCTGGCTCATAAGGGTGACACGCACCGCCAGCAGGAATACGCGCGCCGCACCGCCGAGAAGGCCGTCACCTTCGTCAGAGGAAATGCGGCATGA
- a CDS encoding DUF2840 domain-containing protein yields the protein MTENIAITERFENGYVNIRVMAGVFWEGNVIEDVPGFRRRILHSEPHQIILLERWAANRYGTTLSEMIAFRGGGKSRIPEVSQPVEILMNLRTWDITQRFYPVFDQIREQGVWMSLSPTWWRLCDVRLNAKQPAPPLDQDYLARCASPRSLAPA from the coding sequence ATGACTGAGAACATCGCGATCACGGAGAGATTCGAGAACGGTTACGTCAATATTCGGGTGATGGCCGGTGTGTTCTGGGAAGGCAATGTCATCGAGGATGTTCCCGGTTTCCGCCGGCGCATCCTTCATTCCGAGCCGCATCAGATCATCCTTCTGGAGCGATGGGCGGCAAACCGCTATGGCACGACGCTCTCTGAAATGATCGCCTTTCGAGGCGGCGGAAAATCGCGGATCCCGGAGGTCTCCCAGCCGGTCGAGATCCTGATGAATCTCCGGACCTGGGACATCACTCAGCGGTTCTATCCGGTCTTCGATCAGATCCGCGAGCAGGGTGTGTGGATGTCGCTCTCGCCGACCTGGTGGCGCCTTTGCGACGTCCGCCTGAACGCGAAACAGCCGGCACCGCCTCTAGATCAGGACTATCTCGCCCGATGCGCTTCACCCCGGTCTCTTGCACCTGCCTGA
- a CDS encoding S26 family signal peptidase, whose translation MRFTPVSCTCLIAGLVLAAAAALDPVIGKRIYIPATASVPMDLYRVAEGEARVGDFVLVRVPRAAEEIARERGYFTGSPHWIKQVAGSGADHVCIAGGRLLINGSDRGSVQDTDQQGRPLPELTICRSLRAGEIFLIGTDDRSFDSRYFGPVKRASIVTRLTGVFASLTK comes from the coding sequence ATGCGCTTCACCCCGGTCTCTTGCACCTGCCTGATCGCGGGCCTTGTCCTCGCTGCCGCGGCCGCTTTGGATCCGGTTATAGGGAAACGGATCTACATACCCGCAACCGCCTCCGTTCCGATGGATCTCTATCGGGTCGCCGAGGGAGAGGCGAGGGTAGGGGACTTCGTTTTGGTCCGCGTTCCCCGCGCGGCGGAGGAAATCGCGCGAGAACGCGGATACTTCACCGGATCCCCGCATTGGATAAAGCAGGTCGCCGGCTCTGGCGCTGATCATGTTTGCATCGCAGGAGGGCGGTTGCTCATCAACGGTTCTGATCGAGGATCCGTCCAAGATACCGATCAACAAGGTCGCCCGCTCCCCGAGCTAACGATTTGCCGTTCACTTCGAGCCGGCGAAATCTTTCTCATCGGGACCGACGATCGATCCTTCGACTCTCGATACTTCGGCCCGGTGAAGCGGGCCTCGATCGTCACTCGACTGACCGGCGTTTTCGCATCGCTCACGAAATGA